One part of the Dysidea avara chromosome 10, odDysAvar1.4, whole genome shotgun sequence genome encodes these proteins:
- the LOC136268480 gene encoding N-acetylglucosamine-6-sulfatase-like produces the protein MWITGVVCVSILFNVVYSSKPNIVYILTDDQDIKLNSLDVQPKVKSMLIDEGLFFDNAFVTTPVCCPSRSSILTGKYTHNHHTYENGVKRGCNAASWRQLNEKKTVGYYMSMAGYKTGLFGKYLNNYALPQSGMNVNHIPPGWSKWFGLVGNSKFYHYSVSNDGVEEKHGNDYEKDYFTDVIKREAVQFIKNSTQENKPFFVYIGTPAPHRPATPAPQYNQTFDNHPAPRTPSYNYNSTDKHWIISKGTPPMSDATKMIVDTLYQDRLETLLSVDDLVGEVVTTLQTAGVLDNTYIFYNSDHGYHLGQFNQQGEKRQPYDEDIRVPLIVRGPGINSGKKTDRIALNIDITPTFLDLAGFKVPEDIDGVSLKPVLLNTTDLWRDDFMIEYYGEGSSPSGCMGVIHPPPGQQVFLHDCHNNTFIAVRTINEKYNNIYSEFYSTDDAPIAVGNTYFQEYYDLKTDYWELKNTYNSADVEMIKQLKERANKLYHCQGQSCH, from the exons ATGTGGATTACTGGTGTTGTCTGCGTGTCCATACTATTCAACGTTGTTTACAGCTCCAAGCCGAACATTG TGTACATTCTCACTGATGATCAAGATATCAAATTGAATTCACTTGATGTCCAACCTAAGGTGAAGTCAATGCTCATTGATGAAGGACTTTTCTTTGACAATGCTTTTGTGACTACTCCAGTTTGCTGTCCTTCAAG GTCATCAATCCTGACTGGTAAATACACTCACAATCATCACACTTATGAGAATGGGGTAAAACGTGGTTGTAATGCAGCGTCATGGCGTCAGCTAAATGAGAAGAAAACTGTGGGATACTATATGAGTATGGCTGGGTACAAGACTGGATTGTTTG GAAAGTACCTCAACAACTATGCACTACCACAATCAGGAATGAATGTGAATCACATACCACCAGGATGGTCCAAATGGTTTGGATTAGTTGGAAACAG CAAATTCTACCACTATTCTGTATCCAATGATGGTGTGGAGGAGAAACATGGTAATGATTATGAGAAAGATTATTTCACTGATGTTATCAAACGAGAGGCAGTTCAGTTCATTAAAAACTCAACACAAGAGAACAAGCCATTCTTTGTGTACATTGGTACACCTGCACCTCACCGACCAGCCACCCCTGCTCCACAATATAACCAAACATTTGATAATCATCCTGCTCCTAGGACACCATCATACAACTACAATAGTACTGACAAACACTGGATCATATCTAAGG GTACTCCACCTATGAGCGATGCCACTAAGATGATTGTTGACACACTCTACCAGGACAGGCTAGAAACTTTATTATCAGTTGATGATCTTGTTGGTGAAGTTGTTACAACACTACAGACTGCTGGGGTTCTTGATAACACTTACATTTTCTACAATAGTGATCATG GATATCATCTTGGACAGTTTAATCAACAA GGAGAGAAACGTCAACCCTATGATGAAGATATTAGAGTTCCCTTAATTGTAAGAGGACCAGGGATCAACTCAGGCAAGAAAACTGATCGTATAGCACTCAACATTGATATT ACTCCAACATTTCTTGATCTTGCTGGATTTAAAGTACCGGAAGACATTGATGGAGTGTCCCTTAAGCCAGTTCTTTTAAACACTACTGACTTG TGGCGTGATGATTTCATGATTGAGTACTATGGCGAAGGAAGTTCACCAAGTGGTTGTATGGGTGTAATCCACCCACCACCTGGGCAACAAGTGTTTTTGCATG ACTGCCATAACAACACATTTATTGCTGTGAGGACCATCAATGAGAAATACAACAACATTTATTCTGAGTTTTACAGCACTG ATGATGCACCAATTGCTGTAGGGAACACTTACTTTCAAGAGTATTATGACTTGAAAACa